Genomic window (Deltaproteobacteria bacterium):
CCACGGCGGTGATGACCGGCAGCTGGGCGCGATGCGCTTGAGCGGGGGCGAAGGCGGTGTTGCGGCCGTGGTCGCTCAGGTCGTCGGCGGCGATCTGCTCTTCGGCGCAAGCACTGCCGCCGCCGCAGTGTTCCCACTGATTGTTAGTTGCGTTAACCAAGGAAGCGCTGGCGTTGCGCAGGTTGGAGCCGCCGGCGGGCAGGTTGTTCTGGGTAAAGGCGTTGTGGCCGGGGCTGCCGCTGCCGCCGCCACCGAAGTCGGCGGTCGAGCCGTTGGCCACCACCGCGCCGTCAACCCCGTTGCAGACCATGCTGGTACCCTGCACCACCGCACTGGCCGCCGGCCCGACGTCGTTGAACACGCGCAACCCCGAGCTGCCGTTGGCGGCGAGATAATCATCACGCAGGCGAGCGATGGAGAAGGCGCGCACGGAAATGCCGTTGGCGCCGTTGCCGCGGGCGAGGTTGCCCCAAGTGACCAACTCGGAGGCGGCGGTAGGGGTACCGTCGTCATCCATGGCGTTGGCCGCCAGGCCGTTTTGCGCGCTGGCGCCGCGATTGCGCTCGACCAGATTGTGAATCGCTTGCACGTGCCCGCCGAGCGTGGCCTGGATGCCGCCGTTGGCGTTGTCGTGCACCCAGCTGCGCTCGATCCGGGCATAAGCACCGGTAGTGACTTTGATCCCCTTGTCGGCCGCACCGGTGATTTCGCAGTCGCGGATGACGTTGGCGCCGGCGGCGAAGTCTTTGCCGGCCTGTTGATCGACGCCGATGCCGTCGGCGCTGCCGGCGGTGTCGATCAGCGTACGCTCGACGACGTTGCCATCGGCGGCCGGGCCGTTGATGTTGAGTACGTCGCGGTTATTGCTGCCGGCGTTGCGCAGCCGCAGGCCGATGAGGCGGTTGCGCGCGCCGGTGATGGCCAGCGCGCCGATCGGCAAGGCGTTGGCGTCGATGACGCGGTTGCCGGAGGCACCGGTCTCGTCGGTGCCGTCGATGGTCACATCATCCGCTGCCAGTGCCGGCAGGGCGAACTCCAGGCCGACGGCTGTGAGTACACCGGGCGGGAAGACCAGCGGATCGAATTGCAGCAGCAGCGGCTTGGCTGCGCCGGCGGCATCTTGCAGCGCCTTGCGCAGCGAGCCGTCGCCGGCGTTGGCGGTGGTCGTGATCGACCACACCGTGGCGAAGACGGTGTGGTCGGCGCGATTGGCAACCTCGCCGGCGATGAGCAGCAGGCGTTGATGCTGGAGCTGGCCGGTGTCGGGCAATAGCACTTGGAGTGAGTGGCGCCAACTGCCAGGGGCGAGCGCGGCGAGCTGGCCGCAGGTGGTAGTGCCGGTGCCGGAGCAGACGAATGTTTGGGTGTAGGCCGTCGCCAGCGTGCCGGCGGCGCACTCACCGGCGAGGCGTTCGCCGCTGACCAGAATCGAGATCTCCTCCAGGCCGCTCAGATTGTCGACGGCGATTGCCAGCGCCGCGCCGGCGGTCGGGCAAGGCCGCGTGGTCGCCGTTGCCGTCGGGCTGGGCGAGGGCGTGGCAGACGGCGTCGGCGTCGGCAGCTGGAGCAGCACCGCGACCACGTCGGCGGCGTTGACGCGGCTGTCGCCGTTGCGATCGGATCCTCCAAACGGGTCGTTGAAGATGGCGTCGATGACGGCCGCGGTGTCGGAGAAGTCTGCGGCCGCCGGGCTCGGGGCCGCCAGGCACAAAGCGCTCAGCAGCAATGCCACGACCTGAAACGGGATCGAAGGGCCGGCCAGCCAGCGGCCCACAAGCAGCCCACGCACGGGTGCAGGCTGCCCATCTTTGCGCAGGCGAGTCAAACGGCTGCACGCGGCAGGCGAAGGCTCTCAGGGAGCGAAGTCGGGAGAGCAGGACGAAAGCGGGCGTTCTCGCCCGTAGCCGCATCGGCCACCTGTGCGGCTACGACACAGCGGAAGTCGCGCCGCGGCCGAGAGCGAGGCGTTGACCCCTCAATCGCCGTCCACCACCGCCGCCGCCGGGATGGTCACGGTGGTGAAGCGCTCCGGGTCGGTGCACTGCTCGTAGCCGCGCACCTCGATCCGGACATCCGGCCCCAGTACCTGCAACAGCGCATAGATCGGGGCCGCGCCGCAGACGCGGGTGGCGTTGTTGCTCTTGCTCAGTGCGGCAAAGAATCCGGCGGCGTCGGCGGCCGCAAGCCGGTCGATCAGGGCCTGGTCGTCGCGCCGCAAACGCGCCAGGCGCTCTTCGTCCATGATGAACTGGTCGCCGAAGTGCGGGCCCATGTGCGACAGGTCGGCGGCGGCAATCACCACGCTGTCGCCGGCCGACTCCGCGATCGTCTGGCGCAACGCGGCGATGAAGGCGGCGGTCTCCGGATCGGCCAGCGGATCACGGCGCTCGGCGAAAAGGTCTTGTTGCGAACCGCAAAGGATCGGTACGACCGCAACATCGGGGCCGAACAGCGCCTGCAGAAACGGCAGGTTCAGCTCGATGGAATGCTCGCCGCGATGGAGAAACTCGTCCTCGAACAGCGGATACGGGTAGGTGCGCGCCAGGCGACCGAGGAAGTCACTGTCGGTGACCGTCGTGCCCAGGGCCGTGCGGTAGTGCTTGCGGGTGGCGGTGAAGCGGCGAAAGCTGCGGTTGTGGGCGGTGCCGAGAATGACGAAGCGGCGCACCCCGGTGAGTCCGCGCAAGGCGCCGTACGCCTTGCCATAGGTGAGGTGCCCGCGCTGATAGTCGATGTGAGGCGCGATCAGGCCGCGCAGCTTGCCTGCCGGCGGCTGGTGGCCGTCGAGGTATCCCAAGACCTGTTCCCGCGCGGCGGCACCGTCATCGGGATAGCTGCTGCCCATCGCAATCGGCGCACGCTCGCGCAGGCGCGCGAAATCGCCGACCAACTCGATCACCGCGCTGCGGTAAGCAGTGTCGAACAAGAACAGGCTGGCGGAGAGATTCTGCACCAGTTGGCGCACGCGCTCGGGGGTATCGCTGGCTGGGACGATCGCGGCCGCTTGCGCCGCGATCTGGTCGAGCGAGCGGCTGCCGTCGAGCAATTGCAACACCTTGACCCCCGCCGCTGTTAGCGCCAGCGCGCGCGGGCTGATCCGTTCCGGATCGGTCAGCACGTAGGAGACCGTGCCGTTATCGCTTACGGGGGTAAGATCGAGCCGGCGCAAGCGCGGGGGCTCGGGGGCAGCTTCAGAACGGCGCGCCGCACGGTTGAGCTGTTCGAAAGCCCGCAGGGTCTCGCGGTGGTGGAGCGGATAGCGCATGAGAACCTCGTCGTCATCGTCCGCTGGCGGTGGCTGTAGCAGTTGCCACAGCGCCGCGGCGGTGATCACCACCACCGTCGCGCGCACTGCCGACCCCGGCGGAGCTCGCATTGGCCGACAATGGCGCAGGGTTGCGACGGGTTCAAGTAGGGTAGGACATAGCCGCGAGCCCTTGCGCCGTTACCGGCTTGAACCCTAGAAGGCTCTGGCAATGGTGCCGCAGAAGCCTTGTCCGCATTATCCCGAATGCGCCGGCTGTGCCTTGATCGGCCGGCCCTACGGCGCGCAACTCGTACACAAGCGCGCCAGCGTGCAGGCCGCACTGGCGCGTT
Coding sequences:
- a CDS encoding right-handed parallel beta-helix repeat-containing protein gives rise to the protein MRGLLVGRWLAGPSIPFQVVALLLSALCLAAPSPAAADFSDTAAVIDAIFNDPFGGSDRNGDSRVNAADVVAVLLQLPTPTPSATPSPSPTATATTRPCPTAGAALAIAVDNLSGLEEISILVSGERLAGECAAGTLATAYTQTFVCSGTGTTTCGQLAALAPGSWRHSLQVLLPDTGQLQHQRLLLIAGEVANRADHTVFATVWSITTTANAGDGSLRKALQDAAGAAKPLLLQFDPLVFPPGVLTAVGLEFALPALAADDVTIDGTDETGASGNRVIDANALPIGALAITGARNRLIGLRLRNAGSNNRDVLNINGPAADGNVVERTLIDTAGSADGIGVDQQAGKDFAAGANVIRDCEITGAADKGIKVTTGAYARIERSWVHDNANGGIQATLGGHVQAIHNLVERNRGASAQNGLAANAMDDDGTPTAASELVTWGNLARGNGANGISVRAFSIARLRDDYLAANGSSGLRVFNDVGPAASAVVQGTSMVCNGVDGAVVANGSTADFGGGGSGSPGHNAFTQNNLPAGGSNLRNASASLVNATNNQWEHCGGGSACAEEQIAADDLSDHGRNTAFAPAQAHRAQLPVITAVAPAKGERGELLRIFGSGFNVIDGHFAEDNCADVAGRNRCMPVRGNCVQIGGVAATVEAVTPTMLVVRWPFTCVEPVTLVVKVDQGPTVAISEPFSVCTNDGS
- the amrB gene encoding AmmeMemoRadiSam system protein B, coding for MRATVVVITAAALWQLLQPPPADDDDEVLMRYPLHHRETLRAFEQLNRAARRSEAAPEPPRLRRLDLTPVSDNGTVSYVLTDPERISPRALALTAAGVKVLQLLDGSRSLDQIAAQAAAIVPASDTPERVRQLVQNLSASLFLFDTAYRSAVIELVGDFARLRERAPIAMGSSYPDDGAAAREQVLGYLDGHQPPAGKLRGLIAPHIDYQRGHLTYGKAYGALRGLTGVRRFVILGTAHNRSFRRFTATRKHYRTALGTTVTDSDFLGRLARTYPYPLFEDEFLHRGEHSIELNLPFLQALFGPDVAVVPILCGSQQDLFAERRDPLADPETAAFIAALRQTIAESAGDSVVIAAADLSHMGPHFGDQFIMDEERLARLRRDDQALIDRLAAADAAGFFAALSKSNNATRVCGAAPIYALLQVLGPDVRIEVRGYEQCTDPERFTTVTIPAAAVVDGD